DNA sequence from the Candidatus Hydrogenedentota bacterium genome:
CAGGACCGCCCCCCCGTCCAGGGAAATCCCGTCCGGGGGGGAATAGTCGAAGAACCGCGTCTCCACCAGGCCGACGCTCTTTTCCCGCTCGAAATCCTGCATCCTGAACCGCTTCCATGGGGCCGTCTAACGGAGAACCGCGGCGTTCCGGACATCCCGGCGAACTGCCGCGGTTCAACAGCGCGCGCCGCACGGCGCGGCGCGCCCGCATATCATACCACCTACTTCTGCGAGGCGGCCAATGCCTGGCCGAAATCCTCCAGAATGTCCTCGATGTCCTCCAGCCCCACGGAAACCCGGATGAAGTCCGGCGTGACGCCCGAGGCGGCCTGCTCCTCCGGGCTGAGCTGCGAGTGCGTCGTGGTGGAGGGGTGGATCACCAGGGTCTTCGCGTCAAGCACGTTTGCCAGGTGCGACGCCAGCTCGACGCTGTTGATGAACTTCACCGCGGCCTCCGCGCCGCCCTTGATGCCGAAGCCCAGGATCGCGCCCTGGCCCTTCGGTAGGTACTTTTTCGCCCGCGCGTGGTCCCGGTGGCTCTCGAGTCCGGGATAGTTCACCCAGGCCACCGCCGGGTGCGCCTCCAAAAACTTCGCCACCGCCAGCGCGTTCTCGCTGTGGCGGGGCACCCGCAGGTGCAGGGTCTCGATCCCCTGGAGAATCTGGAAGGCGTTGAACGGCGAGATGGCGGGCCCCATGTCGCGCAGCAGGGTCACGCGCGCCTTGATGATGTAGGCGATGTTGCCCAGCGGCTTCAGCGCCTCGTGCAGGTTCGCGCCGTGGTAGTTCGGATTCGGCCCGTCAATCTCCGGGAACTTTCCGTTGCTCCAGTCGAACTTCCCGCTGTCCACAATGACGCCGCCCAGCGAGGTGCCGTGGCCGCCGAGCACCTTGGTCGCCGAGTGCACCACGATGTCCGCCCCGTGGTCGAAGGGGCGGAAGAGCAGGGGGGAGGCCACCGTGTTGTCCACGATGAGCGGAATGCCGTGGTCATGTGCCACCTTGGCGACGGCCTCGAAATCCGCCACGTCGTTCGCCGGGTTCCCGATGCTCTCCAGATAGAGAAACCGCGTATTGTCGTCTATCGCCCTGGCGAAGTTGGCGGGGTCGGAACCGTCCACAAAGCGCGCCTCTATGCCCAAGTCCCTGTAGGTGTTGGCGAACAGGTTGTAGGTGCCGCCGTAAAGCGTCGTGGAGGAGACGAAGTTCTGCCCGCTCCTCGTGATGTTCAGCGTGGCCAGCATGATC
Encoded proteins:
- a CDS encoding O-acetylhomoserine aminocarboxypropyltransferase/cysteine synthase, with amino-acid sequence MTTEKKQRLGTLALHAGQTPDPVTGSRAVPIYQTTSYVFQDTAHAARLFGLEEFGNIYTRLMNPTTDVLENRVSALEGGVGGLATASGASAIMLATLNITRSGQNFVSSTTLYGGTYNLFANTYRDLGIEARFVDGSDPANFARAIDDNTRFLYLESIGNPANDVADFEAVAKVAHDHGIPLIVDNTVASPLLFRPFDHGADIVVHSATKVLGGHGTSLGGVIVDSGKFDWSNGKFPEIDGPNPNYHGANLHEALKPLGNIAYIIKARVTLLRDMGPAISPFNAFQILQGIETLHLRVPRHSENALAVAKFLEAHPAVAWVNYPGLESHRDHARAKKYLPKGQGAILGFGIKGGAEAAVKFINSVELASHLANVLDAKTLVIHPSTTTHSQLSPEEQAASGVTPDFIRVSVGLEDIEDILEDFGQALAASQK